From Desulfonatronovibrio hydrogenovorans DSM 9292:
CTCTGGCTGCATTTAAGATCTTTGGATGGTCAGTAGCCAGGACAATATGGTCCAGAAGGGTGCACTCAGCAGCCCTCTGATAGACATGCCAGAACATTGGCTTGCCAAGGATGCTGGCCAGGGGTTTTCCAGGAAATCTTGAAGACTCGTACCTTGCAGGAATGATTCCTATCATATCGGGTTTGCTGCTCATGTCAGAACCAGGTCCTTGCTATCTTTCCAGGGAATTAATGAGATCCAGGCTACCACCTTGGCGTTCCTCAACATATTTGCTGAACCCGGCAAAGACCTTGTCCCGGGAAGAGGAAGCATACCTGGTCAGCTTGTGATACAGGTCCTTTTCGTCTTTGACCATCCAGACCAGGCCCGATGATACCAGTTCTTGACCGACCCAGTGGAAATTTTCCCAGAATGGGCCTATGCAGGGAGAAACTCCCTGAGAAAGCGGTTCCAGAAAGTTCTGCCCTCCGCAAGGAACAAGGCTTCCTCCGACATAAACAGATTTGGCCAGGGCATAGGCAGACAAGAGTTCTCCAAATTTATCCCAAAGTACAACCTGGGGCAGGGTTGTGTCAGCAGAAAGTGAGCTTCGCAATGACCAGCTGATGGTGCATTGTTCAAAAAAGGTCTTCCAGGCCGGAAGACGCTGCATATGCCTGGGAAAAAGGGCAATGGTTGTTTTGGGACGGTTCTGGATGATCTTTTCAATCACCCACTGAATTTTTGATTCCTCCTGTTCCCGGATTGAGGCCAGTACAATCAGAGGGTGACCTGGCTTGAAAAAGGATGAAAGAGGGTTTTGCACATAGGGTATGGGTTTAGTACTGGCAGTGATATCAAACTTAATATTGTGCATGGATTCAACGCGGG
This genomic window contains:
- a CDS encoding 3-deoxy-D-manno-octulosonic acid transferase — translated: MNKSNCLTIGLFNFAYAIIWIIALPILVFIKRLRPIAAQRFGIQLPQGPFDLWIQAASVGEARLALHMLLKLPPDKYPRVLITTNTRQGMETLQDQVQGRAELSFFPFDIPLVWAAALRKIKPARLILMETEIWPALLQACQKQKIPVTIGNARVSLKSFCRYYSISGILNTMAPGRILAVSDRDQKRFSWIFPGARVESMHNIKFDITASTKPIPYVQNPLSSFFKPGHPLIVLASIREQEESKIQWVIEKIIQNRPKTTIALFPRHMQRLPAWKTFFEQCTISWSLRSSLSADTTLPQVVLWDKFGELLSAYALAKSVYVGGSLVPCGGQNFLEPLSQGVSPCIGPFWENFHWVGQELVSSGLVWMVKDEKDLYHKLTRYASSSRDKVFAGFSKYVEERQGGSLDLINSLER